The genomic region CGGGCTCGTAGAGGACGCTCGGCGCGAGAAACACCGTGACGTCGCTGTCGTTCCGTCTGGCCAGCGAGACCGTTTCGCGGACCTCGGCCGGATCGGAATCGTCGGTGAAGACGATCGTCCGCGTCGCGGACACGGACGACGCCAGCGACGTCCGGACCGCGTCGGAAAGCGGCCGATCCCGATCCCGGCAGCTATCGCGCCGCGACTCCGCGTAGAACGGGCGCAGCGTCTCGGCGAACGGATCGGTGTCGCCCTCGAGGTCCCGAACCGAGTGACGGGCCGTCCGTCGCGTCGCGCCGCCGTGGACTGACGGGGACGGGCCGGCGTCGTCCCGCGTCGCTCGAGGCGTCTCGGAGCGCCCGCCGTCGGTCGCCTGCGGTCGCGCGTGGGCGGTCGAGGCCTGCGGTGACGGCGTCGCGGGCGTCGGCTCGACATCGAGGAGTTCCCGGCGGATCGTCGCGTACGCCTCCGCCGTCGCGGCCGGCTCGAGATCGGTCGTCACGCCGCGGTCGCCCACACAGCGGAGCCCGAGCGGATCGTCGCTGTCGCGGGCGTTCTCGGCCGTCGCGAGCATCACTTCGCGGAGGTAGTCGAGTTTCGTCTCCGACGGCGGGCCGGACGCGAGGGGCCGTCGGTGGTCGACCACGAGGAGCGTCCGGCGGGTCGTCTCGGTCTCGTACTCGCGGACGTGGGGCGTCGCGAGCCGCGCGGTCGCTTTCCAGTCGATCCGCTTGGCCGCGTCCCCGGGGACGTGTTCCCGGAGTTCGGACGGCTCGAGGCCGCGGCCCGATCGCCGCAGCGCGTGGTCGCCGTAGACGCTCGTGAGCCGATCGCCGCCCTCGCCGACGTGGATCGCCTGCGGCCCGCGGGACTCGACCGAGACCGTCGGCGAACCGCCCGCGGCGAACGTCTCGCGGAAGCGGCCGTCGGTCGCGGTCACCCGCGCCGGATCGAACGCGTGCGTTCCCACAACCGGCCAACTCGCGACCGCGGTCCGCTCCGCGCCGGTCGTCTCCGGTTCGACGGCGACGGCCGTCGCGTCACCGTCGGCCGTCTTCGTCGCCGTCGGCAACCCCGCGTCGACATCGAGATGCAGCGGGGCCGGGTCCGCGAGCGTCGCGGCGAGGGTCACCGGAACCGATTCGTCGGCGCGGACGCTCGAGGACGGCATCGACCGGGTGACGGAGAGCCCGCGTCGCGTCCGCTCGAGGGCGGCGAGGAACGCGGACTGGGTCGCGAGGAGCCACGCGCCGATCAGCGCCACACCGGCCAAGAGGAGGGGACGCTCGAGGACGACCGCGAGCGCGGCCAGAAAGCCCGCGAGAGAGACACAGCCCCACAGGTGACGTGTCACGCGCATACTGGTCGTCCCACCGGAACGGGTTTGAAGGTACTGGTCATCGGCGACTGGTGCAATTCCACACCGCGGCGTCGGGGGTCGTTGGACGTGTCGCGTGCGGACCGACCGTCACTCGTCGTCGCGGCGCTCGCTGAGGTGCTTCCAGATTTCGACGCATCCCGCGCCGTCTCGCAAGTCGTCGACCAGTTCGTCGTCCGCTTCGTCGGCTTGGTCGGTCGGTTCGGTCTCCTCGGTTGTATCGCTCGTGTCGGCCATACGAACCGACCTTGATTCACCGATGGTAATAAGTTTGCACTATTGGACCCTGATACTCTCACGAGATCGGACCGGTGAAACGGCGGAACTGTTCGGTAGATAACGCCTATGGAAGTATCATCGGTGCTTACCAATGGATACACTTTTGACCCTGTTTGGAACACTATCGATAGCATCATGTCAGTACTGCTCACCGGCGGAGACGGCTATCTCGGATGGCCGACGGCAGTTCGGATCGCATCTCAAACCGACGAACAGGTCGTCCTCGTGGACAACTTCGCGCGACGAGGCTGGGTCGAGACCGTCGGCTCGACGAGTGCCACTCCCGTCGCGTCCATGGACGACCGCCTCGACGCGCTCGAGGAGGTCCACGGCGTCCGGAACCTCTCGTTCGTCGAGGGCGACCTCACCGACGGCGACTTCGTCGACCAGTTGCTCCGCGTCCACGAGCCCGAGACGATCGTCCACACCGCGGCACAGCCGTCCGCGCCGTACTCGCAGATCGGCCGCGAACGAGCCAACTACACCCAGCACAACAATCTCCAGTCGACACGGAACCTCCTCTGGTCGCTTCACGAAAACGATCTCGAGGACACGCACTTCGTCGAGACCACGACGACCGGCGTCTACGGCGCCCCCTCGTTCCCCGTCCCCGAAGGCGGCGCGACGATGGAACACGGTGGCGAGCGCGACGAGGTGCCGTTCCCCGCAATGGCCGGCTCGTGGTACCACCTGACGAAATCCCACGACGCGGCGAACATGCGACTGGCCCACGAGCAGTTCGACATTCCCGTCTCCGACGTTCGGACGGCGATCACGTACGGCACCGACACGACGGAGACGGCGGCCGATCCCCGGCTCGGGACGCGGTTCGACTTCGACTACTACTTCGGCGTCGTCGCTCACCGGTTCTGTGCGCAGGCCGTCGCCGGCTACCCCATGACCGTCTACGGCCGCGGCCAGCAGCGCAAGCCCTTCATCGCGCTCGAGGACGCCGTGGAGGGATTGGCCCGGCTCGCGCTGTCCGATCCGGACGACCGGCCCGACGACCACACCGTCTACAATCAGGTCACCCGCGCGATCAGCATCGTCGAGATCGCCGAGACCGTCGCCGACGTGGCCAACGAATACGGGCTCGGCGTCGAAGTCGAACACTTCGAGAACCCGCGTTCGGAGGACGAGACACACGAGATGGAGATCGAAAACGACCGGTACGACGCGTTGATCGGCGGCCAATCGACGACGTTCGAGGAGGGCGTCCGCTCGATCATCGAGACGCTGCTCGAGAACGAGTCGACCATCGTCGCCCACGAGGACCGGTTCCTCCCCGACGTACTGAGCGAGGGCTGACCCGTGCGGGTACTGGTCACCGGCGGCTGTGGGTACATCGGCAGCGCGCTCGTCCGTCGCCTCTCGGAGAACGAGGCGGTCTCCGACGTCGTCGTTCTCGACTCGCTCGCGACCGGATCACCGCGCTCCCTGCTGGGCGCGGTCGACGGCCTCGAGTTCCGGCGCGGCGACGTTCGGGACGGAGACGATGTCGAGAGCGCAATGTGCGGCGTCGACCGCGTGATTCACCTCGCGTCGATCACCGGCGCTGCGAGCACGCACGACCGGCCCGAGGAGACGCGTGACGTTATCGTCGGCGGCACCGAGACCGTCGCGGCGGCGGCCGGTGCGGCGGGCGTCGACTCGGTCGTGTTCGCCTCCTCGTGTAACAGCTACGGCCGCGCGGCGAGTACGAACCTCGACGAGACGACGACGCCGGCCCCGCTCAATCCCTACGCCGAGGCGAAAGTCGAGGCCGAACGCGTGGTCCGCGAGGCGGCGGCCGAGCACGGCTTCTCCGCGACGTCGCTGCGAATGAGTACGAACTACGGCTACGCGCCCGGCATTCGGTTCAACCTCGTCGTCAATCACTTCGTCTTCCGTGGCCTAACCGACCGGCCGCTGACGATCTACGGCGACGGCGAGAACTGGCGGCCGTTCATCCACGTCCAAGACGCAGCCCGGGCGTACGAACACGCGGCGGTGTTCCCCGAGCGATGGCCACGAGACCTGTACAACGTCGGACGCACCGATCAGAACTTCCGTATCGAGGATATCGCCCGCATCGTCAGGCAGGAACTCGGCTGCGACCTCGAGATCGTCTACCTCGAGGACGAACAGCCGGGGCCGTCCTACCACGTCGAGTTCGACCGGCTCGCAGAGACCGGATTCGAACCCGAGTGGACGCTTCGAGAGGGCGTCCGTTCGCTGGCCGACCAGTTCTCCCGATCGAGGGAGCCCGGACGGGCAGTGGCGGCGTCGCCGCGGCAACCGGTCTCGGACGGTGAGTACCGATGAGCGCGGCCGTCACCGAACCGACCGGCGTCGAGTCGGACCCGGTACACGTCGCGGTCACCGGCGCGGCGGGATATATCGGCAGCCGCGTCGTCGCACAGCTCCGATCCGAACGACCCGAGTGGTCGATCACGGCGATCGACAACTTCTATCGCGGCTCGCTCGAGCGGATCGACGATGTCGCCGTCGAACACGTCGACATTCGACACCGCGACCGGTTGTGGAGCGCGCTCGAGGGGGCCGACATCGTGATGCACCTCGCCGCGATCAGCGGCGTCGAGGACTGCGCATCGAACCCCGAACTCGCCTACGAGGTGAACGTGACCGGGACGGGCAACGTCGCCCGGTTCTGCAGACAGAGCGGTGCCGGACTGATCTTCCCGGCGAGCATGGCGGTCGTCGGCGACCCCCGCAAGTTCCCGATCAGGGCCACTCATCCGCGAGATCCGCTGAACTGGTACGGCCGAACCAAGGTCGTGGGCGAGCGGCTCATCGAGGAACTCGCCGTCGACTCGTTTCCGGCCCACAAGTTCCTCAAGTCGAACCTGTACGGGGATCACACGGTCGACGACCGGGTGGTCACGAAGGGAACG from Natrinema versiforme harbors:
- a CDS encoding NAD(P)-dependent oxidoreductase, coding for MRVLVTGGCGYIGSALVRRLSENEAVSDVVVLDSLATGSPRSLLGAVDGLEFRRGDVRDGDDVESAMCGVDRVIHLASITGAASTHDRPEETRDVIVGGTETVAAAAGAAGVDSVVFASSCNSYGRAASTNLDETTTPAPLNPYAEAKVEAERVVREAAAEHGFSATSLRMSTNYGYAPGIRFNLVVNHFVFRGLTDRPLTIYGDGENWRPFIHVQDAARAYEHAAVFPERWPRDLYNVGRTDQNFRIEDIARIVRQELGCDLEIVYLEDEQPGPSYHVEFDRLAETGFEPEWTLREGVRSLADQFSRSREPGRAVAASPRQPVSDGEYR
- a CDS encoding DUF58 domain-containing protein, with the translated sequence MRVTRHLWGCVSLAGFLAALAVVLERPLLLAGVALIGAWLLATQSAFLAALERTRRGLSVTRSMPSSSVRADESVPVTLAATLADPAPLHLDVDAGLPTATKTADGDATAVAVEPETTGAERTAVASWPVVGTHAFDPARVTATDGRFRETFAAGGSPTVSVESRGPQAIHVGEGGDRLTSVYGDHALRRSGRGLEPSELREHVPGDAAKRIDWKATARLATPHVREYETETTRRTLLVVDHRRPLASGPPSETKLDYLREVMLATAENARDSDDPLGLRCVGDRGVTTDLEPAATAEAYATIRRELLDVEPTPATPSPQASTAHARPQATDGGRSETPRATRDDAGPSPSVHGGATRRTARHSVRDLEGDTDPFAETLRPFYAESRRDSCRDRDRPLSDAVRTSLASSVSATRTIVFTDDSDPAEVRETVSLARRNDSDVTVFLAPSVLYEPGGLDDIERAYERYREFESLRRDLGRLEGVRAFEVGPADRLGTVLEAARDRGGRR
- a CDS encoding NAD-dependent epimerase/dehydratase family protein; its protein translation is MSVLLTGGDGYLGWPTAVRIASQTDEQVVLVDNFARRGWVETVGSTSATPVASMDDRLDALEEVHGVRNLSFVEGDLTDGDFVDQLLRVHEPETIVHTAAQPSAPYSQIGRERANYTQHNNLQSTRNLLWSLHENDLEDTHFVETTTTGVYGAPSFPVPEGGATMEHGGERDEVPFPAMAGSWYHLTKSHDAANMRLAHEQFDIPVSDVRTAITYGTDTTETAADPRLGTRFDFDYYFGVVAHRFCAQAVAGYPMTVYGRGQQRKPFIALEDAVEGLARLALSDPDDRPDDHTVYNQVTRAISIVEIAETVADVANEYGLGVEVEHFENPRSEDETHEMEIENDRYDALIGGQSTTFEEGVRSIIETLLENESTIVAHEDRFLPDVLSEG
- a CDS encoding NAD(P)-dependent oxidoreductase — encoded protein: MSAAVTEPTGVESDPVHVAVTGAAGYIGSRVVAQLRSERPEWSITAIDNFYRGSLERIDDVAVEHVDIRHRDRLWSALEGADIVMHLAAISGVEDCASNPELAYEVNVTGTGNVARFCRQSGAGLIFPASMAVVGDPRKFPIRATHPRDPLNWYGRTKVVGERLIEELAVDSFPAHKFLKSNLYGDHTVDDRVVTKGTVLNFFVDRALAAEPLPVYEPGTQSRNFVHVKDVARSYLNSADVLVEQLDDDATGVDSFAIASDEDPSIGEIAEIVRECVAEERGIEIETELVDNPRDNETLVDAFPVETTRTHDVLGWDPTHTVEDTIRKQLRQAP